The Populus nigra chromosome 19, ddPopNigr1.1, whole genome shotgun sequence genome includes a window with the following:
- the LOC133679545 gene encoding uncharacterized protein LOC133679545: MGRQLERQVSGVGFEDYHPGCMWGVLQILDYHYWHSTKKSPLRRKHGRCCQNPKTISFDHYSNEVQEYLSAEAVPLLVEQQTTTTSSTNRIARKAQIKALIAKEKFSRTRSQKADPVHQLEPSENSVATINSDWRNPIIILHKSADTAASRFQVPSVSKTTEELVADNSTYHLPGTVNANDCSKQNQLSAEDAFSLENCDNSLNLSHAKRLNREISCPQFKERVDFTEILKANEKLLEILQDPGVQNTHVQQTSKAKVRLRRSGSFPAADCSHITFVRPSTIEHKQKEIWSFPNGVKPSIGNPAPRSTASKSLEDFYGKSIDLKVSNHGVTSSDQETQFSSLESSQGLHKYKWHLSFMSPFKGLKKKIKYALTESKRESDHESTNTSRYEVPSGYKFSTDEQEMSKKLKEITIHQDGVENPTSFQETNSFDNDLSKAQAPRIRRGSSLKESLDGYARLFEYSFSKQVKWNQYQSKSLKLSSEDKSQSSGLKSFRRRLSLPDIESIYLIPNESSSDALSSKMSTTTGMDYDANVKTDILNDLESVSTPEVRKQFKRLDTVEETELQSNIEERAGSMDNNECSGGLMASMNEGSAITSELNQDTMGPERGDQSSLSNQGIGSAITSIKEHEEQSPISVLETHFRDDITCLVEFPMSEGSELHPGHICVDEPDSPVTLQDRSTGDSLEESRSSTSHANAENASTMVGARFLHFELNRPEDDADFNYLRDVLEVSGFIGPESLGTWYSLEQPLSPTLFKALEAYLHKGLESSSEDVAYNCDHLLLFDLINEELLDIYESSLAYFPKLFSFTQRVRPLPRGNNVIDEVWKRISWHRRLTSEMEESIEDIVARDCEKGDGWMNLQLDAEDVALDLEDLIFDELVDEVICSYTR; this comes from the exons TTTGATCATTACTCTAATGAAGTACAGGAATATTTGAGTGCTGAAGCAGTCCCCTTACTG GTTGAACAGCAAACTACAACGACTAGCTCAACCAACAGAATTGCTAGAAAAGCCCAGATAAAAGCTTTAATTGCCAAGGAGAAATTTTCAAGAACACGGTCACAGAAAGCTGATCCAGTCCACCAATTAGAACCTTCAGAAAATAGCGTTGCTACAATAAATAGTGATTGGAGAAATCCAATCATTATTCTTCACAAAAGTGCTGATACTGCTGCCTCCAGATTTCAGGTTCCATCAGTGTCTAAGACAACTGAAGAACTAGTTGCAGACAATAGTACGTATCATCTGCCTGGCACTGTGAATGCCAATGACTGCTCAAAACAAAACCAGCTTTCTGCAGAGGATGCATTTTCCTTGGAGAACTGTGATAACTCATTAAACCTTTCACATGCTAAGCGTCTCAACAGAGAAATTTCATGCCCTCAGTTTAAGGAGAGGGTGGATTTTACGGAGATCCTTAAGGCAAATGAAAAGCTGTTGGAAATCCTACAGGATCCAGGCGTTCAGAACACCCATGTCCAGCAGACTTCCAAAGCAAAGGTAAGATTAAGGAGGTCAGGATCATTTCCTGCAGCTGACTGTTCACACATTACATTTGTTAGGCCTAGTACAATTGAGCACAAGCAGAAGGAAATTTGGTCCTTTCCAAATGGAGTGAAACCATCCATTGGGAATCCAGCACCAAGGTCTACTGCATCCAAGTCTTTGGAAGATTTTTATGGGAAGTCAATAGATTTAAAGGTTAGCAATCATGGAGTCACTTCTAGTGATCAAGAAACACAGTTTTCTTCTCTCGAGTCATCTCAGGGATTACATAAATACAAGTGGCATCTTTCATTTATGAGTCCTTTTAAAggtcttaagaaaaaaataaagtatgcACTCACAGAAAGCAAAAGGGAGAGTGACCATGAATCAACAAATACAAGTCGCTACGAAGTTCCTTCTGGATACAAGTTTTCCACCGATGAGCAAGAGATGTCTAAGAAGTTGAAGGAAATCACAATTCATCAGGATGGTGTAGAAAATCCCACAAGTTTTCAGGAGACGAATAGTTTCGATAATGATCTCAGCAAAGCTCAAGCCCCACGCATAAGAAGAGGATCCTCTCTAAAGGAGTCACTGGATGGTTATGCTCGATTGTTTGAGTACAGTTTCAGTAAACAGGTCAAGTGGAACCAGTATCAATCTAAAAGCTTAAAATTGTCGAGTGAAGATAAATCTCAATCAAGTGGTCTGAAATCCTTCAGAAGGAGACTCTCTCTTCCAGATATCGAGTCTATATATCTCATTCCAAATGAGTCCTCAAGTGATGCGCTTAGTTCAAAGATGTCAACTACGACTGGAATGGACTATGATGCAAATGTTAAAACTGACATTCTTAATGACTTGGAGTCCGTAAGCACTCCTGAAGTTAGAAAACAATTCAAACGACTAGATACTGTTGAAGAAACTGAACTTCAGAGCAACATAGAAGAAAGAGCTGGCAGCATGGACAATAATGAATGTTCAGGTGGTCTAATGGCAAGTATGAACGAAGGAAGTGCTATTACAAGTGAACTAAATCAGGATACAATGGGACCTGAAAGGGGAGATCAGAGTTCTCTGAGTAATCAGGGGATTGGTTCAGCAATCACCTCCATTAAAGAGCATGAAGAACAAAGTCCGATTTCAGTTCTTGAGACTCATTTTCGAGATGATATAACTTGCCTAGTAGAGTTCCCAATGTCAGAAG GTTCAGAGCTGCATCCTGGGCACATTTGTGTTGATGAACCAGATTCTCCTGTCACTTTACAAGACAGGTCAACCGGAGATTCCTTGGAAGAAAGTCGCAGCTCTACCAGCCATGCGAATGCAGAAAATGCAAGCACAATGGTTGGTGCTCGATTCCTTCATTTTGAATTGAACAGGCCAGAAGATGATGCTGATTTCAATTATTTGAGAGATGTGCTTGAGGTGTCCGGCTTCATTGGGCCAGAGTCCCTTGGAACATGGTATTCATTAGAGCAGCCCTTGAGTCCAACATTGTTTAAGGCTTTGGAAGCTTATTTGCACAAaggacttgaatcttcctcggaGGATGTTGCCTACAATTGTGATCACCTGCTtctgtttgatttgattaacgAGGAACTGCTCGACATATATGAGAGCTCATTAGCCTACTTCCCCAAGCTCTTCTCTTTCACTCAACGCGTCCGTCCACTGCCCAGAGGAAATAATGTTATTGATGAAGTCTGGAAAAGAATTAGCTGGCACAGGAGGTTAACCTCAGAAATGGAGGAATCAATAGAGGATATAGTAGCTCGAGACTGCGAAAAAGGTGATGGTTGGATGAACCTTCAATTGGATGCTGAGGATGTAGCACTAGACCTGGAAGATTTGATTTTCGACGAGCTTGTAGATGAAGTTATATGTTCATATACACGGTAG